Proteins from a single region of Macaca nemestrina isolate mMacNem1 chromosome 13, mMacNem.hap1, whole genome shotgun sequence:
- the LOC105465401 gene encoding large ribosomal subunit protein bL35m, with product MASFVFAGAVRAASGILRPLNILASSTYRSCVKNASLISALSTGRFSHIQTPVVSSTPRLTTSERNLTCGHTSEILNRLAPVLPSVLKLPVRSLTYFSTRKGKRKTVKAVIHRFLRLHCGLWVRRKAGYKKKLWKKTPARKKRLREFVFCNKTQSKLLDKMTTSFWKRRNWYVDDPYQKYHDRTNLKV from the exons ATGGCTTCCTTTGTCTTTGCTGGTGCAGTGAGAGCAGCTTCAG GAATCCTACGGCCCCTGAATATTTTGGCATCTTCAACCTATCGCAGCTGTGTCAAGAATGCCTCTCTTATTTCTGCATTGTCCACTGGACGCTTTAGTCATATTCAGACACCAGTTGTTTCTTCCACTCCCAGACTTACCACATCTGAGAGGAACCTGACATGTGGGCATACTTCAGAGATCCTTAATAG attggCCCCCGTGCTTCCAAGTGTCCTGAAGCTACCAGTCAGATCTCTAACATACTTCAGTAcaagaaaaggcaagagaaagactGTGAAAGCTGTCATCCATAGGTTTCTTCGACTTCATTGTGGCCTATGGGTGAGGAGAAAG GCTGGCTATAAGAAAAAATTATGGAAAAAGACACCTGCAAGAAAAAAGCGATTGAGGGAATTTGTGTTCTGCAATAAAACCCAGAGTAAACTCTTAGATAAGATGACGACGTCCTTCTGGAAGAGGCGAAACTGGTATGTCGATGATCCTTATCAGAAGTATCATGATCGAACAAACCTGAAAGTATAG